DNA from Eucalyptus grandis isolate ANBG69807.140 chromosome 5, ASM1654582v1, whole genome shotgun sequence:
GGAATGACACAACATAGCCATTAAGCTTTTTGGGATCGCTGGCAAAGCCAGTCAAGTCCTCCTTTATCGGCTTCGGATCCAGCGAACCACTCCCAGCCTCATGTGAGTGGTGCCGCTTCCGAGTGAGCTTCTCTGGCTCCACGTCATTGCGACCGATCAAGTGAGGGAAATTTAGCCTGGCCTTGGTCCCACGCATCGCGAAGGCGGCCCGGTCATAAGCCAACGCAGCCTCCTGTGGCGTCTTGTAAGTCCCGAGCCATCTCCTTGCACCACTCTTCTTTGGGTCCGGAATCTCCGCCGCATACTTCCCCGACGGCGGCCTCCTCACTCCCCGGTATACACACCCTCCCGGCCCGGCATCATATTCGTGCACCACCGCAGGCATAGCCTCATTTGCTTCGACGTGTCCACGATCCACACCTGGTTGCTCATTCAACGAGCTGACTGATTCGAATCCCACGGCATCTTTCAGGGGATCGTGATGGATGTCCACGTCGTCGTCATTTGCTTCGAAGGACATAGTTGTCTCCAACGACGGAAAtgttttggaacttgaaactggGCAATGGAATCGAACATTTTCAGCGATTTTCGCTAGGGTTTCAAAGTCGTCTTCGTTGAGAAGATGCTGGCGAATACACTCTAAAAGAGCAACATCTGATCTGATATTGTGGAACTCGCTGTGCACATGTTGATCCCGAATAGTGGACAATACGCGAGGTTAGGGACTGATTAGGGTTTGGTGCGAATTATGATGTTCTTGGGTAGCGAGGTTCGACGCTTGAAAGTATATATAAACACGTTTTATCGGGAGCTTATCAAAGTCCTTTCTCAAAGTGGTCTTCTTGTTTATTAGTACCGTAAGTGCAATTTCGTTGCTTCTTTCTAATCACAGCAGCGTGGAGCACGGACAGCTTGGTTTTCGAGTCTTTCAGTTAAAGCCTCCCTTGTTTTTACATTAGATGGTGACCAATATTTCGAGATTGAATTCGTAAACGAAATCCAATGGAAAGCCTaatcatataatttaaattaggaaGCCTATCTTTTACTTTTGATTGATAAATCCTTATTGGAGTTAAATTCCTAATTTGAGTCATTAAAAAAGGTTTCCTATTCTGGATAcaaatattatgttatattatattatattatatcatattatattatatatgagGTGGATTTGATTTTAGAATATTAGAGCAAAGAAGAGAAGGTTAGGGTTTTTATCTACAAATTTTATCAGTGAGTTCTCTGTGAGAGATTTGTAATATAATGTTTATTATTTCACTTTGGATATAATTTTAAGGTGGGAAAATACTCAAGCAATTGAGCGaatgtaaattatttattatccatATTGATAGCGCATTTCTTAACGACTAGTTCTCCCCGTGACATACATGCCAACTTTAAatcaaaccacataaatctaTAGTATTCATTATCATCccatgtgatttttttggtaatttcttcttctcatgTTAGACTTGAATTATAAGATCCATAAGTTTGTCAAACTGTGATTGGTTCTCAATATGATCCACTTACTTATGACAGTACTAACTCCTAAAGTAGAAATGATGCACAACATTgctttatttcttccttttttcttttttcttcattgataaaaggaaaaggagaaaaaaaaaagaaaaacttattggAATATTCGTAGTCAAAGATTTCATTTCTGGAACCTAGCTCAAAATATCACATAACCCCAAATATTCTTTTATCACCCTCCAACACTTgcttttaatcaaattattccACACAAGGACTATTCCatttatatcttattttattatgtggtatatatgctctctctctctctctctctctctctctctctctctctctctctctctctctctaaatcagTGGCAATAATTACTGCATTAACACCTTTAATTAAGGTAGTAATtcttaaaaaagtaaaatatataatataaaaacttGGGTCCTCATAAAATTTCGTGTAACGTGGTCAAATTTATGTAGAGTGCAATCTTAGCATCTAACTCCTCCGTcagcaaattgaaaaaaaaaaaattgcctgaTTGAGAGACTGGGCAAAAACTTTGTTTCTTAACGCAAGCCTTGTTGCCAACACACAAATATATAATACATATTATGTTGTATCTATATAGAGCATTATAAAATCATATACTTTCACACTAATACTCTAAGCCAATTGTTTCCGTACTAATGTGAAGAAAACgaaaatataaacaaaacaTATCATACATTATGCTACTCAAAGATTTAAATCTAATATCAACGAGTTCCTAAAATCATTTAGttatttcatacaaaatactATAGTATATTATAATTAAGAGCATAGCATAGATGCTCCAACATACTAGTAGTATGTACTCCTATATAAACGTACATCTCCTAAAGGATTTCCTTGCCCCCCCTTTTTTCCCGACATGCTGCATTCTCTCAGTAAACGTTGCTCTCGCCATTGATGTTACTAAACAATTTTGGAATCACCGTGGCTGCCCATTGAAATAGTCactaaaattctttttttttattattattatgagatGCAGAAcctaaagcaaaaaaaaaaaaaaaaaaaaagcaatttcccatcgTGCTGATCAAGCATTATTTTTATGGCGATCGGCCCAAACCCTAGAAATGCACATGACCGACCGACACGGTATGGGAGATGTACTCTTGAGAACGTGAATCACCATCTCCCAAGAAGGATCTTCCTGAAGTAGGCCGCGAATAGCTTCGGTTCTCTGCATCTGGCACTGCATGGGGGAGTTCTTTACGTACTGCTCTTCGACCCATCCCAGAAACTGAACGTGGAAATGGATTTCTTAAACCTCCGTTGAACTTGGGATTTGGATCTAGCTAAGGGTTTTTTAGATACTTGGTAACAACAGTAAATGAAGTGAAGCAATCTGTCTCTATATCGTGGGCGAtccctttgtttctttctctttcacctGCAGATGGAGAGTATCTAGGGCTATGGATTTGCAGCGTAGTTGCTTGTTGGATTATGTTGTTGACTTCGGTACTCTTGCCTCGAATGTAAAAGTTCTGAGTAGATGAATTCGTGGTGATTCGACGTTTCTCTTTTGGCCGCTcgttatgaaaattaatttgagcaAATTTCAAATATCATCCTCACTCACATGCCCTTTCAGAAGCgtcattttaatattatttttttcctgaaCATTAGCAATACACTTCTAGTTGAATTTGTTATCCCTTGATTGAATATTGCTGCCGTAGACGCTGATCGGTTTACATGGCACTACCAACACTGacataaatcattttgaataatattttaataatatttttatttttatttttacttttttctggtttttattttagtttttttatctcctttcttcttcttcttcttcttcttccttttgccaatgACCACCCACCAACGACGAGCGATGGCCAGCCACCGGCCATGGCTAGGTGGGCTAGCCTCGCCTGGCCAAGGCAAGGCTAAGCTATAGTGGTTGGTCactagcaaaaggaaaaagaagaaagaaaagaaaagaaaaatgaaaatgaaaaaagaatattattaaaatattattaaaaattatccacgtcagcgTCAGTGATGTCACGTA
Protein-coding regions in this window:
- the LOC120293703 gene encoding ethylene-responsive transcription factor 1-like, whose amino-acid sequence is MSFEANDDDVDIHHDPLKDAVGFESVSSLNEQPGVDRGHVEANEAMPAVVHEYDAGPGGCVYRGVRRPPSGKYAAEIPDPKKSGARRWLGTYKTPQEAALAYDRAAFAMRGTKARLNFPHLIGRNDVEPEKLTRKRHHSHEAGSGSLDPKPIKEDLTGFASDPKKLNGYVVSFQ